A portion of the Limosilactobacillus reuteri genome contains these proteins:
- a CDS encoding glycosyltransferase encodes MKTSVVISTYNGEKYIIEQLDSLRKQSRPADEVIIADDCSSDHTVDIVKQYINQNKLNSWQVIVNDYNKGWRRNFMETMWNATGDLIFPCDQDDIWRTDKIEIMVRLMTANPQIMLLTSNYCEFFENGKQRIDPWKNDNKLKQVPLKDNYLLVNSPGCTYCIRKELLTLSKKYWQPDYPHDALLWRMGLMDGSVYAYTDDLIRWRNHKKSAFAKESKKLKSVAAKKNWIKVSSKFNNESMRKFIDSDVVGDTAYQQEIINKNSQWLAKRQQFYETSNVFNGISLLTYLNCYPRLRQYLGDWYLIYLKK; translated from the coding sequence ATGAAGACATCAGTAGTAATATCAACATATAATGGCGAAAAATATATAATTGAACAATTAGATTCTTTACGCAAGCAATCAAGACCAGCGGATGAGGTGATTATTGCAGATGATTGTTCTAGCGATCATACTGTTGATATAGTAAAGCAGTATATTAATCAAAATAAGTTAAACAGCTGGCAAGTTATTGTTAATGATTATAACAAAGGCTGGCGAAGAAACTTTATGGAAACGATGTGGAATGCAACAGGAGATTTAATTTTTCCATGTGACCAAGATGATATTTGGCGTACAGATAAAATTGAGATAATGGTACGATTAATGACTGCAAATCCACAAATTATGTTACTAACTTCTAATTATTGTGAATTCTTTGAGAATGGTAAACAAAGAATCGATCCGTGGAAAAACGATAACAAATTAAAACAGGTTCCACTTAAAGATAATTATCTATTGGTAAATTCACCAGGATGCACATACTGTATTCGGAAAGAACTATTGACTCTTAGTAAAAAGTATTGGCAACCAGATTATCCTCATGATGCCTTACTCTGGCGAATGGGATTAATGGATGGAAGTGTATATGCTTACACTGATGATTTAATCCGCTGGCGCAACCATAAGAAAAGTGCGTTTGCTAAAGAAAGTAAGAAACTTAAATCAGTTGCAGCGAAAAAAAATTGGATAAAAGTTTCTAGCAAATTTAATAATGAATCAATGCGTAAATTTATAGATAGTGATGTTGTGGGAGATACAGCCTACCAGCAGGAAATCATTAATAAAAATAGTCAATGGTTAGCAAAGAGACAACAATTTTATGAAACTAGTAATGTTTTTAATGGAATAAGTTTATTAACGTATCTTAACTGCTATCCGCGCTTGCGACAATATTTAGGTGATTGGTACCTAATCTATTTAAAAAAGTAA
- a CDS encoding glycosyltransferase family 2 protein yields MAVASTPLITVIVPIYNVENYLKKCLNSIINQQYKKLEILLIDDGSTDLSGKIADEYAAKDNRIKVVHKENGGLSDARNYGLKIMTGEYVTFIDSDDYVTEDYVSFMFNLLKQTNFTAPLAICSLINVYGNYGRQKDNGNQTEKVLSGKKCIEMMCYHNLVDTCAYAKLGKKELYSNDFFPKGKLFEDIGSTYKLLLQCDKVACGFIGKYYYVIRPNSIVTAKFSNKKLDLLEMTDQMAQSVVAAHPDLKNAVLRRQVYARFSTLNQTLNTKNVKDTQLKLIKYIKTNKKAILNRKAPKRDRLAYYLLCLGLPFYRYAWSRYEQHKGES; encoded by the coding sequence ATGGCAGTGGCAAGTACGCCGTTAATTACAGTTATCGTTCCAATTTATAATGTGGAAAATTATCTAAAAAAATGCTTAAATTCGATAATTAATCAGCAATACAAAAAACTTGAAATTCTTTTAATTGATGATGGATCAACAGACTTATCTGGTAAAATTGCGGATGAATATGCTGCTAAAGATAATCGTATTAAGGTAGTTCATAAAGAAAATGGCGGTCTTTCGGATGCCCGTAATTACGGGCTAAAAATTATGACCGGAGAATATGTAACTTTTATCGATTCGGATGATTATGTAACTGAAGATTATGTTTCTTTTATGTTCAATTTACTAAAACAAACAAATTTTACTGCTCCATTAGCCATCTGTTCACTTATTAACGTATACGGCAATTATGGCCGCCAAAAAGATAATGGAAATCAAACAGAAAAAGTTCTATCTGGAAAAAAATGCATTGAGATGATGTGTTACCATAATTTGGTTGACACATGTGCATATGCAAAATTAGGAAAAAAAGAACTATATTCTAATGATTTCTTCCCTAAAGGTAAACTATTTGAAGATATTGGGTCTACATATAAATTGTTATTACAATGTGATAAAGTAGCATGTGGCTTTATTGGGAAGTATTATTACGTTATTCGACCAAACTCAATTGTTACTGCTAAATTTAGTAATAAAAAATTAGATCTTTTAGAAATGACAGATCAAATGGCACAAAGTGTAGTTGCTGCACATCCTGATTTAAAAAATGCTGTTCTAAGACGGCAAGTTTATGCTCGATTCAGTACCTTAAATCAAACTCTTAATACTAAAAATGTAAAAGATACTCAACTTAAATTGATTAAATATATTAAAACTAATAAAAAGGCTATATTAAATAGAAAAGCGCCAAAACGGGATAGGCTTGCTTATTATTTATTATGCTTAGGCCTGCCATTTTATCGGTATGCATGGTCGAGATATGAGCAACATAAAGGAGAAAGTTGA
- a CDS encoding glycosyltransferase family 2 protein, whose product MTQEKVAILMSTYNGEKYLTEQIESIQRQTNNNWHLYIRDDGSTDKTPIILSDFAKYDKRITFFNREHICNLGVVKSFMNLLANIDADFYMFSDQDDVWKKDKIQRALTLIKKEKYLEIPICLHTELQIVNNNLEIIELMKRGRVWSDFQHFLFGNCVTGCTVMINQKLKEKLRINSVNWDKVAMHDWWFAEIAAAFGKVIYDSTPTILYRQHIDNVVGGSDSQAPQQLIRRFFNLSGELDGFLLMTKMASEFQRLYNGEITGKNAEYLKAYANLSKDSSFTNNLKLALKLPPVRSHLRGQLLLDYLMIRYPSKFLYTK is encoded by the coding sequence ATGACACAGGAAAAAGTTGCAATTTTAATGTCAACCTATAATGGTGAGAAATATCTGACAGAGCAAATAGAATCAATACAAAGGCAGACTAATAATAATTGGCATTTGTATATTCGAGATGATGGCTCTACTGACAAAACTCCAATCATTCTTAGTGACTTCGCTAAATATGATAAACGAATTACTTTTTTTAATAGAGAACATATTTGTAATTTAGGTGTAGTAAAATCTTTTATGAATCTTTTAGCAAATATTGACGCTGATTTCTATATGTTTTCTGACCAAGATGATGTTTGGAAAAAAGACAAAATTCAACGTGCACTAACTTTAATAAAAAAAGAAAAATACCTTGAAATACCGATCTGTTTACATACGGAACTGCAAATTGTCAATAATAATTTAGAGATAATTGAATTAATGAAACGAGGACGTGTCTGGTCTGATTTTCAACATTTTTTATTTGGAAATTGTGTTACCGGGTGTACGGTAATGATTAACCAGAAGCTTAAAGAAAAATTACGGATCAATTCCGTGAATTGGGATAAAGTAGCAATGCACGATTGGTGGTTTGCTGAAATTGCGGCTGCTTTTGGTAAAGTAATTTATGATTCAACTCCAACAATACTGTATCGTCAACATATTGACAATGTTGTGGGAGGAAGTGATAGTCAAGCTCCTCAGCAATTGATTCGCAGGTTTTTCAACCTCTCAGGAGAACTTGATGGTTTTTTATTAATGACTAAAATGGCGAGTGAATTTCAGCGACTGTACAATGGTGAAATAACTGGAAAGAATGCTGAGTATCTCAAAGCATATGCAAACTTAAGTAAGGATAGTAGCTTTACCAATAATTTGAAGCTGGCGCTAAAGTTGCCACCAGTGCGTTCTCATCTGCGAGGACAGTTATTGTTAGACTATTTAATGATACGTTATCCTAGTAAATTCCTTTATACTAAATAA